The Pseudoxanthomonas suwonensis sequence GCCCAGCGGGTGCCGTCCCACGGACGCCAGGCGAAACCGAGATTGCCCTCCACGAACTTCGCGCCCGCGGCGGCCAGCAACTCGTCACGGGTGCGCGAATAGTTGAGCCGCCCGGCGATGCGGAAGCTCTCGCTGAGCTTGTGGGCCAGGCGGTTGCTGCTCACCCATTGCTCGCGCCGTTCGGCGCCGGTGTCGCGCCGCCATTCCAGCTTGCTCTGCCACTGGGTGGCGTTGGAGGTGCGGCCGCCATTGACGCTGACCGCCTCGCGATCCACGCCTCCCACTGTCGTGTCCAGCTCGGCCTGTTGCAAGGTGAAGCCCATGTTCCAGCCCAGGGCCGGGTAGAAATCCATGCCGAAGGTACGCGCCAGCCCGGATTCGCTGGGGGATTTCAGCCACTGGCTCTCGTTGTACAGGTTGACCTGGTTGGACAGCCGCCAGCGCTGGCCGATGGTCCAGCCTCCGTCGGCACGGTTGTTGAAAAGCGGGTCGTACGGGCTGCGGTCGGTGCTGTGGGTGTAGGCCGTATAGATCGAATGCTCCGTGCCCAGCCGGTACTCGGCGTTGACCTGGGCCGCGTCGCCGCGATCGCCGTGCGTGGCTTCCGCACCCACGCTGGACAGGTTGCCGAACAGGTACTTGCCGCCCGCGGTGACCGCGTCGTTGTCGGCATAGCGTCCGCCGTCGTCATCCAACGTCTTCTGCGCGGTGCCATACAGTTCCACGCTGGAACCGAAGCGCTGCTTGTACTGCAGGGCGGCCAACACCCCCGCGGCGGCGCCGCTGGCGCGCTGCTCCTCGACCCGGCGAAGTTCGGCGCCGAGGGTGGAGAAATCGCTCACCCGCCATTCCGCGGTGGCCTGGGCCTGGGTCAGCGCTTCGGGCCCGCGCTCGGTACGGCTGTAGCGGGTGTAGAGATTGAAGCCGGGCGAGAACTGGCCCAGCACTTCCGCGCCGTACTCCTCGACGTCCTGGCCGATGTCGAAACGCGACACGGAGAAACCGGCATCGACCTGCCGCCACCAGGCGCCCGCCGACCAGTCCAGCTCGGTCCAGCCCTGCTCCCTGAAGTTGGCGCGCGCCTCCACCGCGCGGGCATCGCCCTTGCGCGCGGCCGACACCGGATTGATGCGGGTGAAGCTCAGGCCGCCATTGCTGGAGAAGAACACCGGCGCGCTGGTGGACTCGGTGCGGCTGTGCTCGAGCTTGAGGTAGGTGCCGTTCCCCGCCTGCAGGGTGAGGTCCGCTCCGGCCAGGGTGTAGTCGTCGCCGGCCCGGTTCTCGTCGACATAGGTACCGCCGATGGCGACATGGTCGCCGAACCAGTGCTTGCCACGCACGCCGGCGGCCACGTCGTCGGCGTCGAAGCCCTGCGGCACGTACTCGTAGTCCACCAGCAACACCTGCGACAGGCCGTCGAGCGGCATGTCACGGGTCAGCGAAGGCACGTTCTCGCGGGTCACCACCGCCAGCGGGCGGGTCAGCAGGATGCGGCCCTGCATGGCGTCGATTTCATAGTCGGCGCCTTCGACCAGGTCGACGCGCTGCTCGGTACGTCCGGTGGTCGGGTCGCGCACTTCCAGCACCACGCGTTCCGAACCCGGCAACACGTCGGTGTGCCTGAGGTAGTACAGGCTGCCGCCGGTGCCCAGGAATTCGCTGTGGCCGGGCGCGGTCTGCGCCTCCGAGCCGAACACCTTCAGCTGGCTGCCCGCCTCGCCCAGCACGGTGCTGCGCCGGCTGCGCCAGCCCAGCGCGCCGCCGTACAGCGAGCGCGAGTACTGGCCGTACTCGGTGCCGGTGACGCCGGTGTTGAAGTTGCCCCACAACGCCTGGCTCTTGTCCCAATCCACCCGCACGTACAGGCGCCCCATCGTGTCGATGTCGCGGTAGGTGCTGGAATCGTCGCCATAGACCGGGTAGTACCGGTCGGGGTCGAGACGGCGGAATATGTCCTGCGGATCGGCTTTCCAGAACCCGCTGAACAGGTTGCCGACCTCGCGCTCCTGGGTGTCGGCCTGCGCGGTGACCAGATACTTGCCGCGCACCTTGCCCTTCAGGTAGAAGGCCAGGCGGCCATCGACCACCAAGTCCCTCTCGAAATGGTCGTCGCCCGCCAGCGGCTCGATGGAGCCGGATACGCTGTTGCCGGACAGGGTGAAATCCGCCAACGCCATCGCGAACATGTACTTGCCGCTGACATCGACATCCAGCGTGCGCGTGACCGGCGCGGACAGGCCGTGGCCGTTCATCTCGATCTCGAAGCGATGCTGCCCCACCGGCTCCAGGAACTCGGCGACCAGCTTGCGCTCGGTGTCCAGCGGGAAGCTGCGCCCGTTGATGCGGACACTGGCGTTGTCCGGCAGGTTGTGCCCCTGGATGCGGATGCGCGAGCCGTAGACCGGGATGTTCTGCACGCGCAGGCCGTTGCCGTCGAACACGTCGTCGACCAGGCTGCGCGCTTCGGCCTCGTCGCTGCCCAAGCTCTGGCCCAGCTTGCGCTCGGTGGCGCTGCGCAGGGCCTGGCCGCCACGCTGGGCTTCGTCCGGCGCTACCAGCTGCATGCGGCGCGGCCAGGTTTCGTCGAACGCGCCATCCGCGCCCCAGGCGCGCACGACGTAAAGCAGCTCGTCGCCCGCGCGCACCCTGGCATCGGCCGGTAGCACGCCATCCCACTCGACGTCGGCCACCGCCGCCACCGGCAGCGGGATCGTGGCCAGTGGCGCAACCAGATCACTGTCGTTGGCGCGGAACACCCGCACCTCGGCTCGTTCGATGAACGCACTGTAGTTGCTGTAACTGAAGAAGCGTACCGGCCTAGTGATGCGGCTGCCGTCGAACGCGACCAGCGAGGTGGCCGAGACATCCAGCTGCGGCTGGCCCAGGTTGGGATCCTCGGTGGCCCACACCACCCCGCCGCCCGGCATCTGCACCGACCACTTGCCAACCGCCACGGCCTTGCCCGGCTGCACGGCTTCCACCGTCACCCGGCGATCGGACTGCAGTGCCTGCGTCGTTTCCGGCGCTTCCACGGTCTGCGGTTGCCGTTTGCCGCGCGTGCGCACCTGCATCAGCAGCTCGCCCTGCGCGGCCACGCAGCCTGCGCTGGTGCAGTCGACGCCGGCGGCATCGGCAGTCTGCTCCTGCGCAACGGCCGCTTGCATGACCAGGGCGGACAGGATGCCAATCAGGGCGCAGTCCAGCGCTTTCATCTTCATCGTCGTCTTCATCACTGCTCCCCCTGATGGCTCTGCGGGCCAACGGGAGCTGTCGGGTCGTCGTCCACCTCCACCCGCAACCGGCTTCGCGCCTCCGCGCTCAACAGGCTGGCGATGGCCTCATGGACCGCGTTGGCGCGACGCAGGCCCAGCGCCAGGTTGTAGGCATCGGAGCCACGGCGGTCGGCATGGCCAACCACGCCGACCGTGCCGCCGCCCAGCCTCTCGATATCGGCGGCGATCCTCTCGATCACCGGGGCGAACTCGGGCTTGATCGCGGACTTGTCGGTATCGAACAGCACCGTGCCCAGCAGCGGCGACTGGCCCAGCGACAGCAGGGTGCTGCGCGGATCGGCCAGGTCGGTGCGCAAGCTGACCGTCACGGCCTGCGCCAGTTCAGGATCCAGGGCCGCCAGCAGCGCTTCGCGCACCGCCTTGGCGCGGTCGTAGGCCAGCGCCTGGGAACCGCCGTTGGCCGATATCACCACTTCGCCGGCACCGTGCTGGCGCACCTGCGCGGCCATCTGCTCGATGACGGGCAGGTACGGTGCGCGCAACGCGGCGCTGCCCGGGTCGAACATCACCTCACCCAGCTCCAGCTCCACCTCCTGGCGCCCCTCGTCAGCCACGCCTGGCGGCAACTTCACGCCGAAGTCGAAGCGCACCGGCAAGCCCGGCGTCACCCGGCGCAACTGCGGGTTGTCGGTGGTGAGCGCACTGCCCGGCGGCAGCGTGGCCGGATCGACCTTCAGCATGAAGTTGCGGCCCCGCTCCCAGCGCCCTCCTTCGATGCCGGCCAGGTGGTAGCGGCCGAACTGGTCGGTTTCCACCAGCAGGCCTTCCAGCGAAGCGATGCGCACACCCGGGATGCCGCGCTCATCGACACCCTCGTTCCGGATGACGTAGTCCACGCGGTAGCCGTCCGCCATCCGGCTGATCCTGCGGGCCACGCTAGGCGCCGCAGCGGTCAGGCCCTTGGCGGCCTTGCCGGTGCGTTCCACCGTGGTGCCGCCGGCGGCGTCCATGCGCACGCTCACGCCTTCGTCGCTGGTCAGCACGAAGCCATCGGTGAAGTCCAGCGAGGCCAGCGTCTGGCTTACCACCACGCGATGGGCCACAGCCGGATCGGCATCCGATTCGCGTCCGGCGATGGCACCGATGGCGATGCCATGCAGCAGCGGCGAACTGGCGTCCGCCTCCGGCTGCGGGCCATTGCCGCGATCCACCGTGGTCGAGTTGGCGACATACGCGCCCGGAGCGAAGCCGCCCTGCACCCGCACGCCACTCAGCGCCGCGCTGTCCTGCCAGCCATCGCCGTCGCGGTCGTCGAACACCGTACCCAGGATCAGCGACTCGTCCAGCATCGGATCGCCGGTCAACTGCACGTCGGCCGTGGCCACGTTCGAGGCCGGCTCTCCGCTGTCGCGCACCAGCGCGCTGTTGCTGTGGATGCCCGGGCGGACGCCCGCGCCCACGCGCAGCAGGTAGGCCACCGTCGCGGTGTGGCCGGCCGGGATGTCGATCTGGTCGATGTCGAGCGGATGCTGGTTGACCAGGCGGCCGGCATTGTCCGCATCCCGCACCACCAGCGAACCTTCGACGTAGCTGAAGCCGGCCGGCGGGGTGTCGACGATGACGCCATTGACCAGCGGTGTGGTGCCGGTGTTCTGGATCGACAGCGTGTAGCGCACCAGGTCGCCGACCTTCACGTCGCGCGGGCTGGCGGTCTTGACCATCCGCAGCTGCATCGGATCCGGCTCGACCGCCATCATCGCGTTGCCCTGCGCGGTCACGGTGAACGACACGCTGCCGCCCATCAGCGCGGTCGCGCTCGCCTCCACCCTGTTGTCCAGGCTGCCGCCGGCGCGGTTGGCGTCGGCCACCGTCACCGTGTGGTCGTAGCTGGCGCAGGTCGCCGTCTCGCCGGGCGCCAGCGTGGTCGGCACGCAGGCCAGCAGGGTCGGCGCGTAGCCGTCCAGGGTGTCCTCGACCGCCACATCGGCCAGGGTCACGTTGCCGGTATTGGTCGCCGTCACCGCATAGGTGATCACGTCGCCGATGTTGGCCATGCCGGGCGTGGCGCCGTCCACGCTCAGCACCGCCGTCTTGGCGGTGACGATGGCCGGGTGCTGCGCGATGGGCGTGGTCACCTCGGCCGGTTCGCTGCTGATCGGCTGGGCGGATGCGCCGGGCGGCGTCGCCGTGGCAGTGGCCACGTTGTGCACGCTGCCCACATCCACGTCGGCCTGCGTCACGGTGTAGGCGCCCGTGCAGGTCGTCGACGCGGCCGCGGCCAGCATCGTCACCGGGCATGCTGCCGGCGCGTCCAGCAGCGCATCGTTCACCTGGATGTCGCTGAGCGTCACGTTGCCGGTGTTCGTCACCACGAACCGGTAGGCGATCGCGTCGCCCACGCCATGGCTGCCTTCCACCGCCGTCTTCACTACCGTCAGGCCCGGCAGCTGGGTGATCGGCGTATCCACGTCACCCGGCGTGGGCGTCGGCACCGGCGACGGGGTCGGATTGCCCGGGGTCGCCGGCGGCGTACCACTGGCCGTGGCACTGTTGTGCACGTTGCCCGCATCCACATCCGCGGCCGTCACCGTGTAGCTCGCCGTACAGGTCATGCCTGTGCCCGGCGCCAGCGTCGTCGCCGGACAGGTGACAGCGCTCAGGCCCGGCAACGGGTCGGTCACCGCCACATCGCTCAGGGTCACGTCGCCAGTGTTGGTCACCAGGAACGCGTAGGCGATCGTGCTGCCCTGCGCGTAGGGGCTGGTCGAGGTTACGCTCTTGCCGATGCTCAGGCCGGGGGCTTGGGCAATCGGTGTATCCACCTGGCCCGGTGTCGGGGCATTGATCGGCGTGGGGGTCGGGTTGGCTGTCGTCACCGGCGGCGTGCCGCGGGCCATCGCGCTGTTGTGCACGTTGCCCGCTTCCACGTCGGCGGCCGTCACCGTGTAGCTCGCCGTGCAGGTCATGCCTGTGCCCGGCGCCAGCGTCGTCGCCGGACAGGTGACAGCGCTCAGGCCCGGCAACGGGTCGGTCACCGCCACATCGCTCAGGGTCACGTCGCCAGTGTTGGTCACCAGGAACGCGTAGGCGATGGTGCTGCCTGCCGTATAAGGGCCGGTCGAGGTCACGCTCTTGGCGATGCTCAGGCCAGGGGCCTGCGCGATCGGTGTATCCACTTCGCTCGGCGTCGGCGTGTTGATCGGCGCCGGGGCCGGGTTGGTCGGCGTCGCCGGCGGCGTGCCGCGGGCCATCGCGCTGTTGTGCACGTTGCCCGCTTCCACGTCGGCGGCCGTCACCGTGTAGCTCGCCGTACAGGTCATGTCCGCGCCCGACGCCAGCGTCGTCGCCGGACAGGCGACCGCGCTCAGGCCCGGCAACGGATCGGTCACCGCCACATCGCTCAGGGTGACGTCACCGGTGTTGGTCACCAGGAACGCATAGCTGATCGTGCTGCCTGCCGTATAAGGGCCGGCCGAGGTCACGCTCTTGCCGATGCTCAGGCCAGGGGCCTGTGCGATCGGCGTGTTCACTTCGCTCGGCGTCGGCGTGTCCACCGGCGTCGGCGTCGGATTGCCCGGCGTCACCGGCGGCGTGCCCTGGGCCGTGACGCTGTTGTGCACGTTGCCCGCGTCCACATCCGCGGCCGTCACCGTGTAGCTCGCCGTGCAGGTCATGTCCGCGCTTGGCGCCAGCGTCGTCGCCGGACAGGCGACCGCGCTCAGGCCCGGCAACGGGTCGGTCACCGCCACATTGCTCAGGGTGACGTCGCCGGTGTTGGTCACCAGGAACGCATAGGCGATCGTGCTGCCTGCCGTATACGGACCGGTCGAGGTCACGCTCTTGGCGATCGTCAGCGACGGCGCCTGCGCGATCGGCGTATCCACTTCGCCAGGCGTCGGCGTGTCCACCGGCGTCGGCGTCGGATTGCCCGGCGTCACCGGCGGCGTACCACTGGCCGTGGCGCTGTTGTGCACGTTGCCCGCGTCCACATCCGCGGCCGTGACCGTGTGGCTGCCGGTGCAGGTGGTCGAAGCCGTGGGTGCCAGCGTCGTGGCCGCACAGACGGCGGCCGCGTCCAGCTGCCCATCGTGCACCACGATGCCGCTCAGGTTCACGTCGCCCGTATTCGTCACCACGAACTGGTAGTCGATCACGTCGCCCACGGTGTATGGACCGGCCGAGGTCACCGACTTGACGATGGTCAGCCCCGGGTTCTGTACGGTCGGCGTGTCCACCTCGCTCGGTGTCGGCGTATCCACCGGCGTCGGCGTCGGATTGCCCGGCGTCGCCGGCGGCGTACCACTGGCCGTCGCACTGTTGTGCACGTTGCCGACCGCCACTTCCGCCGCGGTCACTGTGTGGCTGCCCGTGCAGGTGGTCGAAGCCGTCGGCGCCAGCGCCGTGGCCGCACAGACGGCGGCCGCGTCCAGCTGCGCATCGTGCACCACGATGCCGCTCAGGTTCACGTCGCCCGTATTCGTCACCACGAACTGGTAGTCGATCACGTCGCCCACGGCGTATGGACCGGCCGAGGTCACCGACTTGACGATGGTCAGCCCCGGGTTCTGCGCGGTTTCGATGTCCACCTCGCTCGGCGGACTGTCCACGGCGGCACCCGTGGGAGGCGTACCCGTCGCGGTGGCGCTGTTATGCACCAGGCCGACAGCCACTTCCGCGGCCGTCACCGTGTGGCTGCCGGTGCAGGTGGTTTCCGCATCCGGGGCCAGCGTGGTCACGGGGCAGTTCGCCGCCGCATCCAGCCGCGCGTCGTTCACCAAAATGCCGGTCAACGCAACGTTGCCTGTGTTCTTCACCAGGAAGGCGTAGTCGATCACGTCGCCCTGCGTGTATGGCCCGCTCGACGATTCGCTCTTGGTGACGGTGAGCTTGGGATCGGGGGTCACGAACGTCACATGGAACGCACAGTCCTCCGTCACCGGGCTGACGCTCCAGGTGTAGTTGCCGCCGCTGGGGCCGGTCAGCGTGCCAGGGCAGGTATTTGCTCCGGTCGGCGTGCTGATGACCGGCACCTGGCCGGGTGTACCGGGGGTGATGCTGAAGCTGGTGCCTTGGCCTTCCTCCACCACCTGTGGGGTAACGGGGGTCATGCTGCCGCCGACGATGGAGGGCGTGACCATCCAGACTTTGGCAAAGACCGCGGTGACGGAGAGGTCCTGCGTGCCCATCCTCACGTGGCACTGGTCGCCACCGACGGACGTGCAATCGCCGGGCGTGATCCAGTGCTTGAAGATGGAACCGGAATCGGCGACCGCGCTCAGGTACGCCTCCTGGTCCCTGCCCAGAAGCTGGGCGCGGCAAGCCGTGCCGCCCGGTGAGGCGCATGCGAGCGTGCCGGGCACCGCCGTGACCTTGCCGGTACCCGCGCCCGTGGTGTTGACCGTGAGCGTGTGCTGCTGGTCGCTGACCGGGGTGCTCAGGCCATCGGTGTTGTTGGCCGCCACGCTGTCGGACATGCCGGCGGGCGGAGCCACGTTGACGACGGTCACCACGGGCGTGCCTGCCGCCGTGGCGGTGATGCCGGTGACGGTATAGACCAGGCTCTGGCCTACGGGCAGGCTGCCGGTGGTCGAGATGGGGCCGGTCCCGCTAGCCGCGCCGCAGGTGGCCGTGCTGCCAGGGGCCGGGGCACAGGTCCAGGCTGCCGTGCCGCTCACGCCCGTCAGTATCTGGGTGACGGCCGCACCATTGACGTCGATCGGGCCGTTGTTGGTGACGGTGACCGTGTAGGCGACCGGATTGCCCTGCAGGTAGGACGGCACGCCGCCATTGCCGACAGTGATGCCCATGTCCACCAGGGAGGTGGCGGCGCCGACGATGTTGGTCTTGACCAGCGGGCCGATGAACGGGCTGACCGTATTGGCGCGAATGTCGTAGTCACCGTTGTTGATGACCGCCAGCGCGGCATTCGTCTGGTTGGTTTCGGCATTTGCCGGCACCGTGAAGGTGACGTTGAAGCTGCCTCCGTCACCGGCCACCAGGTCACCCACCGGGCATTCGATGTATGCACCGCGCAACGGATTGGTCGTGGCCGGCTGGACAGCCGAGCAACTGGCCGGATAGCTGCCCGACACGAAGGTCAGCGCCTTGCTGTCCTCGGTGAACGGCGCCGCCAGGCGCACCATCGAACCCAGCGCATAGACGCCGGTGTTGTTGACGTAGTTGTAGGTATAGGTGACCTGCTCGCCAGGCTTGGTGGTGGACGGTCCGGCGGCGGCCACGGTCAGGCCCGGCATCTTGGAGCCGACCACGTCGAGATAGACCTGGGCCGTATGGGCGGCCGCGCTTGGCGAACAGTTGGCGACGAATATCTTCAGCAGGACCTGGTCACCCACGTCCAGTTGGCCGTTGCCGGGCGCGATGTCGAAGCCCTGCCAATTGGTGAACTTGTAGTCTCCGAAGTTCTGCCACGGAATGCCGGGCTGGTTGGCGTAGTTGAAAGTCTGGAAGAGCTGCCTGTTCTTGGTCAGGTTGACCACTTCCACGAAGAAGTACGGCTGCTCGTGCTTGGCGTGATTCGGATCGTTCAGTACCGGCGCCATCGCGAAGCGGATGTGCACCTTGCCGTCCACCGGATCGACGTCGGACAACGCCATGGTGACGGTCTGTTCGATCGAGGAACCCTTCAGGCTGCCACTGCCGCCGACACGGGCCGACACATTGCCCGAGAACGGATACCTCGGCCCGTTGCTGCCCGTGTTCGCCGCGGTGCCGGCACTGGTCAGCACCTGCGTCCGATAGACGTTCGTGTCGCCCGCGCCGCCCCTGTCCGCCCCCGTCTTGGTCAGGTCCAGTTGGTTCGGCAACCCCACCAGGCCGCTGCTGGTTGGCGGCACCGACGGGAGGCCGGAACCGGAACGGTTGTAGTCCTTGATGGTCCAGCTGGAGAAATTGCCGGTTTCGAACCCACCGTTCTGGACCTGCGCCTGCGCCACGGGTGCGAACAGCAGCAGGGTGGCCATGGCAGCGGCGGAACTGCCGCGCGGCCAGCCGGCGCGCAATGCCCGCGTTGCGCCGGCGGCGCGCATGATCCAGGTGGCGGTAGTTGCTGAGGGGCGGAAAACGTTCATGAGCGATCTCGATGACTCAGGT is a genomic window containing:
- a CDS encoding DUF7507 domain-containing protein encodes the protein MNVFRPSATTATWIMRAAGATRALRAGWPRGSSAAAMATLLLFAPVAQAQVQNGGFETGNFSSWTIKDYNRSGSGLPSVPPTSSGLVGLPNQLDLTKTGADRGGAGDTNVYRTQVLTSAGTAANTGSNGPRYPFSGNVSARVGGSGSLKGSSIEQTVTMALSDVDPVDGKVHIRFAMAPVLNDPNHAKHEQPYFFVEVVNLTKNRQLFQTFNYANQPGIPWQNFGDYKFTNWQGFDIAPGNGQLDVGDQVLLKIFVANCSPSAAAHTAQVYLDVVGSKMPGLTVAAAGPSTTKPGEQVTYTYNYVNNTGVYALGSMVRLAAPFTEDSKALTFVSGSYPASCSAVQPATTNPLRGAYIECPVGDLVAGDGGSFNVTFTVPANAETNQTNAALAVINNGDYDIRANTVSPFIGPLVKTNIVGAATSLVDMGITVGNGGVPSYLQGNPVAYTVTVTNNGPIDVNGAAVTQILTGVSGTAAWTCAPAPGSTATCGAASGTGPISTTGSLPVGQSLVYTVTGITATAAGTPVVTVVNVAPPAGMSDSVAANNTDGLSTPVSDQQHTLTVNTTGAGTGKVTAVPGTLACASPGGTACRAQLLGRDQEAYLSAVADSGSIFKHWITPGDCTSVGGDQCHVRMGTQDLSVTAVFAKVWMVTPSIVGGSMTPVTPQVVEEGQGTSFSITPGTPGQVPVISTPTGANTCPGTLTGPSGGNYTWSVSPVTEDCAFHVTFVTPDPKLTVTKSESSSGPYTQGDVIDYAFLVKNTGNVALTGILVNDARLDAAANCPVTTLAPDAETTCTGSHTVTAAEVAVGLVHNSATATGTPPTGAAVDSPPSEVDIETAQNPGLTIVKSVTSAGPYAVGDVIDYQFVVTNTGDVNLSGIVVHDAQLDAAAVCAATALAPTASTTCTGSHTVTAAEVAVGNVHNSATASGTPPATPGNPTPTPVDTPTPSEVDTPTVQNPGLTIVKSVTSAGPYTVGDVIDYQFVVTNTGDVNLSGIVVHDGQLDAAAVCAATTLAPTASTTCTGSHTVTAADVDAGNVHNSATASGTPPVTPGNPTPTPVDTPTPGEVDTPIAQAPSLTIAKSVTSTGPYTAGSTIAYAFLVTNTGDVTLSNVAVTDPLPGLSAVACPATTLAPSADMTCTASYTVTAADVDAGNVHNSVTAQGTPPVTPGNPTPTPVDTPTPSEVNTPIAQAPGLSIGKSVTSAGPYTAGSTISYAFLVTNTGDVTLSDVAVTDPLPGLSAVACPATTLASGADMTCTASYTVTAADVEAGNVHNSAMARGTPPATPTNPAPAPINTPTPSEVDTPIAQAPGLSIAKSVTSTGPYTAGSTIAYAFLVTNTGDVTLSDVAVTDPLPGLSAVTCPATTLAPGTGMTCTASYTVTAADVEAGNVHNSAMARGTPPVTTANPTPTPINAPTPGQVDTPIAQAPGLSIGKSVTSTSPYAQGSTIAYAFLVTNTGDVTLSDVAVTDPLPGLSAVTCPATTLAPGTGMTCTASYTVTAADVDAGNVHNSATASGTPPATPGNPTPSPVPTPTPGDVDTPITQLPGLTVVKTAVEGSHGVGDAIAYRFVVTNTGNVTLSDIQVNDALLDAPAACPVTMLAAAASTTCTGAYTVTQADVDVGSVHNVATATATPPGASAQPISSEPAEVTTPIAQHPAIVTAKTAVLSVDGATPGMANIGDVITYAVTATNTGNVTLADVAVEDTLDGYAPTLLACVPTTLAPGETATCASYDHTVTVADANRAGGSLDNRVEASATALMGGSVSFTVTAQGNAMMAVEPDPMQLRMVKTASPRDVKVGDLVRYTLSIQNTGTTPLVNGVIVDTPPAGFSYVEGSLVVRDADNAGRLVNQHPLDIDQIDIPAGHTATVAYLLRVGAGVRPGIHSNSALVRDSGEPASNVATADVQLTGDPMLDESLILGTVFDDRDGDGWQDSAALSGVRVQGGFAPGAYVANSTTVDRGNGPQPEADASSPLLHGIAIGAIAGRESDADPAVAHRVVVSQTLASLDFTDGFVLTSDEGVSVRMDAAGGTTVERTGKAAKGLTAAAPSVARRISRMADGYRVDYVIRNEGVDERGIPGVRIASLEGLLVETDQFGRYHLAGIEGGRWERGRNFMLKVDPATLPPGSALTTDNPQLRRVTPGLPVRFDFGVKLPPGVADEGRQEVELELGEVMFDPGSAALRAPYLPVIEQMAAQVRQHGAGEVVISANGGSQALAYDRAKAVREALLAALDPELAQAVTVSLRTDLADPRSTLLSLGQSPLLGTVLFDTDKSAIKPEFAPVIERIAADIERLGGGTVGVVGHADRRGSDAYNLALGLRRANAVHEAIASLLSAEARSRLRVEVDDDPTAPVGPQSHQGEQ